One Nicotiana tabacum cultivar K326 chromosome 23, ASM71507v2, whole genome shotgun sequence genomic window, aatcaaGAAATTAACTTACAGAGCATTAGGTAAGTTATAACTAATTTCACATGATTACCGATTTGACaaaggtgggttgctctgatggtaagcaccatccacttccaaccaagaggttgtgagttcgagtcaccccaagagcaaggtggggagttcttggagggtaCGATGCCGAGTTTCTATTGGAAACatcctctctacctcagggtaggggtaaggtctgcgtacacactaccctccccagaccaggtctgcgtacacactacccacacactaccctccccagaccccactagtggaattatactgggttgttgttgttgttgttttgttcttgAGTATATTGCATAAGAAGAAAATTGATACAACCAGATTTATTGAAATAATGAAATCTAATGTGCtcaaataaataagacaataatttGCTACGATTAATTTTCTTTAAGTTATTGTTGATCACGCACTGCGCCATTCAAATGTGTCATTCCGCGGTGGTTAAAAGTCACTTCgcgccaaaaagaaaagtaacaaaaattgataattttagaTATTgataatttaaaaagaaaaataatttaccATAAAAGGAGTACGAAAaggaatatgtatatatatgagtttttgttTCTGAATGCACTACTTAAATTCAAAGTAacttttttcttgaaaaattataaaaataaattttttttttttttcggtgTCTCGTCCGATATCAGGTTCTTCATTGGGGTTCGAATAAATCCGGATTCGCTCCGTGATATCCCACATTGGAGGTAAAGCGCTCCCTAACAAAGGCGACTCAATACCCATGCTCGAATCCGAGACATCTGGTTAAGAATGAAGAAATACTTATCACTCCACTACAACTCTCGTTGGTTAAAGTAAAAGTTAAAACTCCTATTTTCATATCTTCAGATTATGTGTTATCGAAAATATAATGAGATAACAAATTGATATACTAATAATAGTTTAGTTCAGATTCAGAGTTATCCCTTTTTGTTATCAAAGCTAGTCCAGTATCTAAGACCGCAACTTttcatatatataattaaaaaactTACTCAACACGCGATCCACAACGGCAGCCATTATCAACTTCCTTTTTTTTCGTTAGAGATTAATCAACTTTTTCCTAAATTCCCTTCATATTTATTATTGTGTTTGAGTTCTGTGCGGTAAAGTGTCTAATGTTTTACAAATATCAAATTAAGTTACATGCAATAATAGGTAACTGTTCATAAGTTATAACAAATACAATCTAGTAATTTGAGAAATAGAGTAAATAATAAGTTAAATTACACTGATATTTTTTTTACACAATCaatgtatataatttaaatatttattattatttaatcgAGATATTAACTTACGAAATTTTTCttattaattataaaattaattctACTAGCCAAAGTTGCCAATAAATGAATCGAGTTATGCCTGGCGTAGGAGTTGCAAAGTAGTTAAAATTTCACTTTGCATTAAATTCGTAAAAAAAGTTAAATTCCATAAAAAGGAAAAGTAAACAAGATAGATATTACCCTACGTTATTATAAGTGATTTTAGAAAAGATTGTTTTGCAACAAACATATCTATTACCATAAACATATCTCCTACGTGAAAAATATTAATAATTGCACAGTTTAAACaagaaacaaaattcaaaaaatgactTCTGTTCCAGTTAAAACTCTACCGATATCTATAGATTCAATGCTATCCTAACAATAAGATAAAAATTGTATAAGgagtttgaaaagaaagaaactcTTTAGGATATATATCAGTAAAAAATATTTACCCAGTACATCAGCTATATATTTCACGGTACGTTATCAATCGATTACTTCACTCTTCTTAGagctaaaagataaaaaaaaatggcAGGGGGTGGAATTGGACCATCAAATGGCAAAGAATACCCTGGAAAACTCACAACTAAAGTTCTCATTACTTGTATTGTTGCTGCATGTGGTGGTTTAATCTTTGGTTATGACATTGGAATTTCAGGTTATTTAATATAGTTctaaactttttcttttttcatttcatatAGTTATCTTTTGCTAGGGATTTAGAAAAGGGGAGTCTGTGACCATAAGGGTACAAGCCGTGAAAACAAAATCTTGCAGAAATGCAGCCTAGGCTGCGTACGATAAATCTTTTGTGGTTCGGGCGCTTCTCCGGATCTCGCGCATAGCAGTAGTTTTGTGCATCGTATCAGGCTGCCATGGTATTTGCTAGGGATTTAGGTTATATGCATTGACGACCAGATTATATTAACATAGTgtgattttttttgattttgactaGGGGGAGTGACATCGATGCCtaaatttttggagaagtttttCCCAGATGTATATGCAAAGGAAGTATTGCATACAGTGTCAACTAACCAGTACTGCAAATTTAACAGCTCGAAATTGACACTGTTTACTTCTTCTTTATATTTGGCTGCGCTTGTTGCATCTTGGTTTGCTTCAGCTGTAACTAGACATATGGGTCGAAGATTGTCTATGCTTTTTGGAGGACTTCTTTTTTGCGGTGGTGCTTGTATTAATGGATTTGCCCAAAATGTGACTATGCTCATTATTGGTAGAGTTCTTCTTGGTTGTGGTATTGGTTTCGCCAATCAGGTACGTACATTTTTTTCTTATAAATatgccttcttcttcttttttatagtCGGGATTCAAGTTTTTCATTTTATGAAGTAAAAATGTGATTTGTCTTAAAATGTTTAGAGGTATTATATTGCATGTAATTAATATGTGAAACGACTGCcatattttgttttcttaatttCTGATTTGAGTATTTGTCTTTCAGATTTTTCAGAATTGtatcaataatattggattagtTAATGTATCAATTATGTATAAAATCATATAGATCTGTATAGACTAAGATAGTAACAATTACAAAATATTTGAGATTTCCATTTTAATATAGTATGTCTTATGCAAATTAAGCACATTTTATGCGTACATTGATGATTGTTGTTTATCTTTTGACATTATTGATTATTAAATCATATAGATCTTAATCgtttcttttttagttttgtttCTGATTTTAAGTTATTTGACTTTTAGATTTaccaataattatttaataaaattagaaTAAGTCCATGTAACGATACAAAATGATACAAAATcagtataaatattttatatacatCACAATTTAGAAGTACCCGATGATCTTTCTTTGTCCTCTCACATTATGcttgtatatatacattattatgCTTTTAATCTAAATTTCCAACATTGACGATGTAATTCTTTTTGCAGTCTGTGCCAGTGTACCTTTCAGAGATGGCACCATTTAAAAGCCGTGGTGCATTAAACATTATGTTTCAAATGTCCATCACAATTGGAATTCTTGCAGCAAATTTGATCAATTATTTCACCGCGAAGATAAAAGATGGATGGCGTTACAGTTTAGGAGGAGCAGTGGTACCAGCCATTATATTCATCGTTGGTTCACTTTGTTTACCTGATACTCCAAATTCTCTAATTGAACGTGGCAATAAGGAAGAAGCGAAAAGGAGGCTTCAGATAATAAGAGGAATTGAAAATGTGGACGAAGAGTTTTATGATTTGGTTGAAGCAAGTGAAAGATCAAAGGAAGTTAAGCATCCTTGGAGTAATATTCTTGAACCAAAGCATAGGCCACAACTGACATTTGCTATGCTTATTCCCGCATTTCAGCAGTTAACTGGGATGAATGTTATCATGTTTTATGCACCTGTTCTTTTTAAGACAATTGGTTTTGGCGATACTGCTTCACTTATGTCTGCTGTGATAACTGGTGGTGTCAACTTTATGGCCACATTTGTTTCTATTCTTGCTGTTGATAGGGTTGGTAGGAGATTTCTCTTTATTGAAGGTGGTTTACAAATGTTGATTTGTCAGGTATAATTACTACACTAGTAATTATATTAACTTTTTGTGTGCATCATACTGTAATTTTTAACTTATGGACTATATTTTCAATCCTATGTAACAACATTTGTTATGTTTTCTCTGTGTTTTTGGTTCAGATTGTTATAGCAGTTTCTATTGCACTCAAATTTGGGACAAGTGGTAATCCAGGGGAATTGCCAATATGGTATGCATCTTTTGTAGTGCTGTTCATCTGCATATACGTTGCTGGTTTTGCATGGTCGTGGGGACCTCTAGGATGGTTGGTTCCAAGTGAAATTTTCCCTCTAGAAGTTCGATCAGCCGGCCAGGCAGTCAATGTGTCAGTCAACATGATTTTCACTTTCTTCATTGCCGAAATTTTCACAGAAATGTTATGTGTCTTCAAGTTTGGTCTCTTCATATTCTTtgctgtttttgtttttattatgacCTTATTCATCTACAACTTCCTTCCCGAGACTAAGGGGATTCCTATTGATGAGATGAGTAAGATTTGGAGTAAGCATTGGTATTGGCAAAAATATGTTCCAAATGATGATCCTCTTCCTCCTCAATCACCACCAAGAAAGTTACATTCACCTGTTAAAGAACACAATATTCAGATGGTCGTGGATGAGAAAGAAGCTTAGAGCAAGGAGATTAGTTAGGTTTAATTTCTTATGAAGTTTTAGTGAATAATTTGATGAAACATTTTTAAAGTTTTGTTAGTTTAGTCTCTCGGTTTCGGTAAAATGAGTATTTTTGTGGTTAAATGTGAATTTTAGAGTCTTAGTTTCAGCCCACTATTCTCTCATTTTGTTATATTagctttgttttctcttttttcatggCATCAAATCTTTCTCAAAATGTTTCTTAATTATCGCAATCTTTTAGATAGAGCCCAAAATGTGAGATTTTTTTTGGCTTTATCTCCACCTTATTTCCCTCATCCTCTAATGAAAGTACTATTATATCATTTTTACCTGTTCTCTTTTATTTGGTCGTTTTTCCTCACTATGTATATCCACCTCTTTGTTGCCTTCTTTATAATTACTTTAACAATTCTTATGCAAACAATTTTTCTATCAAGGAAAGTTTAACTGGTCTGCATAATCATAAGTTAGAAGACTCTCTTTTTAAGTCTTTCAACTAAATCTTTACAAGACATGATAGATAGCACGATAAAATGGAGACGAGAAATATTGGTGTGAATTTTCTAACATCTAGAAAACTCTAGGTATAGTATAAAAGCTAGAAAATTCTGTAACTTTTTCTGCTGTTTGGCATGGCAAAATGCTCTTGGAAATTCAGAAGAGTTGAAGACTAGTTAAAGAAATT contains:
- the LOC107811319 gene encoding sugar carrier protein C-like; the protein is MAGGGIGPSNGKEYPGKLTTKVLITCIVAACGGLIFGYDIGISGGVTSMPKFLEKFFPDVYAKEVLHTVSTNQYCKFNSSKLTLFTSSLYLAALVASWFASAVTRHMGRRLSMLFGGLLFCGGACINGFAQNVTMLIIGRVLLGCGIGFANQSVPVYLSEMAPFKSRGALNIMFQMSITIGILAANLINYFTAKIKDGWRYSLGGAVVPAIIFIVGSLCLPDTPNSLIERGNKEEAKRRLQIIRGIENVDEEFYDLVEASERSKEVKHPWSNILEPKHRPQLTFAMLIPAFQQLTGMNVIMFYAPVLFKTIGFGDTASLMSAVITGGVNFMATFVSILAVDRVGRRFLFIEGGLQMLICQIVIAVSIALKFGTSGNPGELPIWYASFVVLFICIYVAGFAWSWGPLGWLVPSEIFPLEVRSAGQAVNVSVNMIFTFFIAEIFTEMLCVFKFGLFIFFAVFVFIMTLFIYNFLPETKGIPIDEMSKIWSKHWYWQKYVPNDDPLPPQSPPRKLHSPVKEHNIQMVVDEKEA